A stretch of the Macaca mulatta isolate MMU2019108-1 chromosome 14, T2T-MMU8v2.0, whole genome shotgun sequence genome encodes the following:
- the LOC720763 gene encoding interferon-induced transmembrane protein 3-like, with translation MIKEEHGVKSAVTHIRSETSVPDHVIWSLFNTLFMNPCCLGFIAFAYSVKSRDRKTVGDLTGAQACASTAKCLNIWALTVGILVTIALTILSPVVL, from the exons ATGATCAAGGAGGAGCACGGTGTGAAGTCAGCCGTGACCCACATCCGCAGCGAGACCTCCGTGCCTGACCATGTCATCTGGTCCCTGTTCAACACCCTCTTCATGAACCCCTGCTGCCTGGGCTTCATAGCATTCGCCTACTCCGTGAAG TCTAGGGACAGGAAGACGGTGGGCGACCTGACTGGAGCCCAGGCCTGTGCCTCCACCGCCAAGTGCCTGAACATCTGGGCCCTGACTGTGGGTATCCTTGTGACAATTGCACTCACCATCCTTTCACCAGTAGTTCTGTGA